One window of the Rhodococcus sovatensis genome contains the following:
- a CDS encoding D-glycerate dehydrogenase, with product MSKILVTTPIPAPGMEILAAAGEVEVLELDYDRLAERCASGEYSVVVSQLRDRFDAALLGSARITGISNYAVGFDNIDIDAATARGITVANTPGVLTSSTADIAMLLILSTARRVIEADHFVRSGAFTGWEPELLLGSDVSGQVLGLAGFGRIARATARRALGFGMTVKFCPRPPSDREVTESELGEFVGRVEHVSWDELVTTSDFLSLHVPLSESTRHLVDAEVLWAMKNSAILINTARGPIVDEAELVRALRERVIAGAGLDVYEEEPALTPGLAGLPNTVLLPHVGSATVSVRSEMARLCAENAAAMANGAVPPHPVDP from the coding sequence ATGAGCAAGATCCTCGTCACGACGCCGATTCCAGCCCCGGGCATGGAGATCCTTGCCGCTGCGGGGGAGGTCGAGGTCCTCGAACTCGACTACGACCGACTGGCCGAGCGATGTGCGTCGGGGGAGTACTCGGTCGTCGTGTCCCAGTTGCGTGATCGCTTCGATGCGGCGCTGCTCGGATCGGCCCGCATCACTGGAATCTCCAACTATGCAGTCGGATTCGACAACATCGACATCGACGCGGCAACTGCGCGCGGCATCACCGTCGCGAACACCCCGGGCGTGCTGACTAGTTCGACGGCCGACATCGCGATGCTGTTGATTCTGTCCACCGCGCGGCGTGTGATCGAGGCCGACCACTTCGTCCGGTCCGGTGCATTCACAGGCTGGGAACCGGAACTACTACTCGGCAGTGACGTGTCGGGGCAGGTGCTCGGTCTGGCCGGTTTCGGACGCATTGCACGGGCGACGGCTCGGCGAGCGCTCGGTTTCGGGATGACCGTCAAGTTCTGCCCTCGCCCACCTTCGGATCGCGAGGTGACCGAGTCCGAGCTCGGCGAGTTCGTCGGTCGTGTCGAACATGTGTCCTGGGACGAGCTCGTGACCACGAGTGACTTTCTGTCGCTGCATGTTCCGCTCAGCGAATCCACCCGCCACCTCGTCGATGCAGAGGTTCTGTGGGCGATGAAGAATTCCGCGATCCTGATCAACACGGCACGTGGTCCCATCGTCGACGAGGCGGAGTTGGTGCGTGCGCTTCGTGAACGAGTGATTGCCGGCGCCGGCCTCGACGTCTACGAGGAGGAGCCGGCCCTCACTCCCGGCTTGGCAGGGCTGCCGAACACTGTGCTTCTCCCTCATGTCGGCAGTGCCACGGTGTCGGTGCGGTCGGAGATGGCACGTTTGTGCGCCGAGAACGCGGCCGCGATGGCGAACGGCGCGGTTCCGCCGCACCCGGTCGATCCGTGA
- a CDS encoding NAD(P)/FAD-dependent oxidoreductase, with protein MTEQSMDEFDVIVIGGGPVGENAASYAIAGSDRTAVIVEHELVGGECSYWACMPSKALLRPGDVLDIARHMPGVKELLGDKTLDVDAVLARRESFTHSLDDSSQVTWAESAGISVVRGHGRISGEKTVDVDGRTLTARHAVVLATGTTASVPKTPGLREALPWISRDATNIHEVPARVAVIGGGVVASEAATWLLAFGAEVTMIVRGSRLLASGEPFASDLVAEALRSRGARILFDADLTAVSRPDAKDTGIGRIHGGPAELTVDGQSITVDEILVAAGRTPASSDLGLSTVGLDDRGYVETDDHLQVRGVPWLYATGDVNGRSPLTHMGKYQGRVAGDVIAARADGKPLNGKRFTASADHGQVPQVVFTPLQVASVGQTEKLARDAGIEVEILGVDIAVAGSSLQQDNFSGHAQLVVDTASDTIIGATFVGPGVDELVHAATIAIVGKVTLEDLWHAVPSYPTVSEVWLRLLESRRA; from the coding sequence ATGACCGAGCAGAGTATGGACGAATTCGACGTCATCGTCATCGGCGGAGGCCCCGTCGGTGAGAACGCTGCCAGCTATGCGATCGCCGGGAGCGACCGCACCGCCGTGATCGTCGAACACGAACTCGTCGGCGGCGAGTGCTCGTACTGGGCATGCATGCCGAGCAAAGCGCTGCTCAGGCCAGGCGATGTCCTCGATATCGCACGACACATGCCGGGTGTGAAGGAACTTCTCGGCGACAAGACTCTCGATGTCGATGCCGTCCTGGCACGTCGGGAGTCGTTCACTCATTCGCTCGACGATTCATCCCAGGTGACGTGGGCCGAGTCGGCTGGAATTTCGGTTGTCCGCGGCCACGGGCGAATCAGCGGCGAGAAGACCGTCGACGTCGACGGTCGCACCCTGACGGCACGGCACGCGGTGGTACTTGCCACCGGAACGACAGCATCGGTACCGAAGACCCCCGGCCTACGCGAGGCGCTACCGTGGATCTCCCGCGATGCCACCAACATTCACGAGGTGCCGGCCAGAGTGGCCGTCATCGGTGGCGGCGTCGTCGCATCGGAGGCCGCTACATGGCTACTTGCGTTCGGCGCCGAGGTGACGATGATCGTCAGAGGATCGCGACTGCTCGCCAGTGGTGAACCGTTTGCGAGCGACCTCGTCGCCGAGGCATTGCGAAGCCGCGGCGCGAGAATCCTGTTCGACGCCGATCTGACCGCGGTGTCGAGGCCGGACGCGAAGGACACCGGCATCGGCAGAATTCACGGCGGCCCGGCCGAGCTGACCGTGGACGGACAGAGCATCACGGTCGACGAGATACTCGTTGCTGCGGGTCGCACACCGGCGAGCTCCGATCTCGGATTGTCGACCGTCGGACTCGACGACCGCGGATACGTCGAGACCGACGACCATCTCCAGGTGCGGGGAGTGCCGTGGCTGTATGCGACGGGCGATGTCAACGGCCGATCGCCACTGACTCACATGGGCAAGTATCAGGGCCGCGTCGCCGGTGACGTGATTGCGGCTCGCGCCGACGGAAAACCGCTGAACGGCAAGCGGTTCACTGCAAGCGCCGACCACGGTCAGGTCCCGCAGGTGGTGTTCACGCCACTGCAGGTCGCGTCGGTCGGGCAGACCGAGAAGCTCGCACGCGACGCCGGGATCGAGGTGGAGATTCTCGGAGTCGACATCGCAGTGGCAGGTTCCTCACTGCAGCAGGACAACTTCTCGGGCCACGCGCAGCTGGTCGTCGACACCGCGTCGGACACCATCATCGGCGCCACCTTCGTCGGACCGGGCGTGGACGAGTTGGTGCACGCGGCCACGATAGCGATCGTCGGCAAGGTGACACTCGAAGATCTGTGGCATGCCGTGCCGTCGTATCCGACGGTCAGCGAAGTCTGGCTGCGGCTACTGGAATCTCGACGGGCATAG
- a CDS encoding SDR family oxidoreductase, with translation MGERRNKILITGASSGLGEEMARRFAAKGKALALCSRRLDRLEALRDELIIANPGVTVAIRALDVNDHDAVVRVFGELHDELGGLDRVVVNAGIGKGAKIGSGRADANLATARTNFIGALSQAEAALEIFRAQKYGHLVLVSSISADRGLPGPKAVYSASKAGVAALGEALASELAKTDIVVTTLLPGYIATDMSAKAGDNKLMTASLDEGVSAMVAAIEKEPRRAALPGLKWRGIDAALRFLPNELTDRMV, from the coding sequence ATGGGCGAGAGACGGAACAAGATTCTGATCACCGGCGCGAGTTCGGGCCTCGGCGAGGAGATGGCCAGGCGGTTTGCGGCGAAAGGGAAGGCCCTTGCGCTGTGCTCACGGCGGCTCGACCGGCTCGAAGCACTGCGGGACGAGCTGATCATCGCCAACCCGGGAGTCACGGTGGCGATCCGGGCGCTCGACGTCAACGATCACGATGCTGTGGTCAGGGTCTTCGGTGAACTCCATGACGAACTCGGGGGCCTCGATCGTGTCGTCGTCAACGCAGGCATCGGCAAGGGCGCCAAGATCGGCAGTGGACGAGCAGATGCCAATCTGGCCACCGCGCGGACAAACTTCATCGGAGCGCTGTCCCAAGCAGAAGCTGCACTCGAGATCTTCCGCGCTCAGAAGTACGGCCACCTCGTGCTCGTGTCCTCGATCAGCGCCGACCGAGGCCTGCCGGGCCCAAAAGCCGTCTACTCGGCCAGCAAGGCCGGCGTCGCGGCACTGGGCGAGGCGCTCGCCAGTGAACTCGCGAAGACCGACATCGTCGTCACGACGCTGCTGCCTGGCTACATCGCCACCGACATGTCGGCGAAGGCCGGAGACAACAAGTTGATGACGGCCAGCCTCGACGAAGGCGTGTCGGCCATGGTCGCCGCGATCGAGAAGGAACCGCGCCGCGCGGCACTGCCCGGCCTGAAGTGGCGGGGTATCGACGCTGCGTTGCGTTTCCTCCCGAACGAGCTTACCGACCGAATGGTCTGA
- a CDS encoding DUF2630 family protein, translating into MSEHDIYSKIEQLVATEHKLRSLTEAGEIDPTDEKAQLASIEHALDQCWDLLRQRRARLDRGLNPDDAEVNSVEQVEHYLQ; encoded by the coding sequence ATGAGCGAGCACGATATCTACAGCAAGATCGAGCAGCTGGTCGCAACCGAGCACAAGCTGCGGTCGCTGACCGAGGCAGGCGAGATCGATCCCACCGACGAGAAGGCCCAGTTGGCCTCGATCGAGCATGCCCTCGACCAGTGCTGGGACCTTCTTCGTCAACGCAGAGCGCGCCTCGACCGCGGCCTGAACCCGGACGACGCCGAAGTCAACAGCGTCGAGCAGGTCGAGCACTACCTGCAGTAG
- a CDS encoding crotonase/enoyl-CoA hydratase family protein — protein MPVRIERSGPVTTVILSRPESRNAVDGPTAAELVAAFEEFDADDDAAVAVLWGEGGTFCSGADLKALGTERSNHATEHGDGPMGPTRMQLSKPVIAAVSGYAVAGGLELALWCDLRIIEKDSTLGVFCRRWGVPLIDGGTVRLPRLIGTSRAMDLILTGRAVDADEALAIGLANRVVEVGGARAAAEALAADLALLPQTCMREDRLSLLEQDGLELEAAISNEFRHGAISMSADAIGGAQQFASGAGRHGASHSRHTP, from the coding sequence ATGCCAGTGAGGATCGAACGCTCGGGGCCCGTCACCACCGTCATCCTGTCGCGACCGGAATCGAGGAATGCCGTCGACGGCCCCACGGCAGCCGAGCTGGTCGCTGCGTTCGAAGAGTTCGACGCCGACGACGATGCCGCCGTCGCGGTGCTGTGGGGCGAAGGTGGAACCTTCTGCTCCGGCGCCGATCTCAAAGCACTCGGAACGGAACGCTCCAACCACGCGACCGAACATGGCGACGGTCCGATGGGGCCGACGAGGATGCAGCTGTCCAAGCCCGTCATCGCTGCGGTCTCCGGCTATGCCGTCGCGGGCGGCCTCGAACTTGCCCTGTGGTGCGACCTTCGAATCATCGAGAAAGACAGCACGTTGGGCGTCTTCTGTCGGCGATGGGGCGTCCCGCTGATCGACGGTGGAACAGTGCGGTTGCCACGGTTGATCGGTACGTCGCGAGCGATGGATCTGATTCTCACCGGCCGTGCAGTCGACGCCGACGAAGCTCTTGCCATCGGCCTGGCCAACCGCGTCGTCGAAGTCGGTGGCGCGCGCGCCGCTGCGGAGGCACTCGCAGCCGATCTGGCACTTCTACCGCAGACGTGCATGCGCGAGGATCGCCTGTCGCTGCTCGAGCAGGACGGTCTGGAATTGGAAGCCGCTATCTCCAACGAGTTTCGGCACGGCGCGATCTCGATGTCCGCCGATGCAATCGGAGGTGCGCAGCAATTCGCCTCGGGCGCGGGCAGGCACGGCGCCAGCCACTCGAGACACACGCCGTGA
- a CDS encoding TetR/AcrR family transcriptional regulator, with product MPYRRTTAVQARLDAGRDKLFASAIDVLSEQGYRGLSIASVAAAAGVSAGSVYTHFESKSDLVVAIFREVCGREVRAVADACSSGDVAQRVTSIVETFAGRAMKNRTMAYALLAEPVDPAVDAERLVFRRSFTAAIAGAIAAGVASGEIPAQNVDLAAAGLVGAVGEVLVGPLRPDRAPGDDADVVPDLVAFALRSLGATS from the coding sequence ATGCCGTACCGCCGCACGACGGCCGTGCAAGCTCGACTCGATGCCGGACGCGACAAACTCTTCGCTTCGGCGATCGATGTGCTGTCCGAACAGGGCTATCGCGGGCTGTCTATTGCATCCGTCGCCGCGGCTGCCGGGGTCTCCGCCGGTAGTGTCTACACCCACTTCGAGAGCAAGTCCGACCTGGTCGTCGCGATATTCCGCGAGGTATGCGGGCGCGAGGTCCGTGCCGTCGCCGACGCCTGCTCGTCCGGCGATGTTGCCCAGCGGGTCACCTCGATCGTCGAGACGTTCGCCGGGCGCGCCATGAAGAACCGCACCATGGCGTACGCACTGTTGGCAGAGCCTGTCGATCCTGCCGTCGACGCCGAACGGCTCGTGTTCCGGCGCAGTTTCACGGCTGCGATCGCCGGAGCGATCGCCGCCGGCGTCGCCTCGGGTGAGATTCCAGCGCAGAACGTGGACCTCGCGGCAGCAGGACTCGTCGGGGCGGTGGGGGAGGTCCTCGTCGGTCCGCTGCGTCCAGACCGTGCCCCCGGAGACGATGCCGACGTCGTTCCCGATCTCGTTGCCTTCGCCCTTCGTTCACTAGGAGCCACGTCATGA
- a CDS encoding acyl-CoA dehydrogenase family protein has product MSFPDTHSVFNQVPDLLPYDTSDDASLLEGLEREGAQYSRPELRELGDLAGSVEVQEWGRLANENPPILRTHDRYGNRIDEVEFHPHWHDLMSVAVANGLHATPWQCDRAGAHVARAAKFYVWGQADAGHMCPISMTYAAVPALRHNAQLADLYEPLLASTHYDFGLRTPTEKRGLIAGMSMTEKQGGSDVRANTTTATPSTDGTYTIVGHKWFTSAPMSDMFLTLAQSPGGLSCFLLPRVLPDGTRNRIALQRLKDKLGNKSNASSEVEYRGATGWLIGEEGRGVRTIIEMVNMTRLDCVIGSAAGIRNATVRAVHHARHRSAFGAQLVDQPLMRNVLSDLIVESEAATTVMMRLAGATDRSARGDSQETELRRIALAVTKYWVCKRAPSHAAEALECLGGNGYVEDSSMPRLFRESPLMSIWEGSGNVAALDSLRALAKQPDVVEAYFTEVGLAAGADSRFDDAVSRLGKELADRSDIEYRARRVVELMALVFQGSLLIRHGDAAVADAFCASRLGEDWGAAFGTLPTGLDTAAILARI; this is encoded by the coding sequence ATGAGTTTTCCGGACACACACAGCGTGTTCAATCAGGTCCCCGATCTGCTTCCATACGACACATCCGACGACGCCTCGCTGCTCGAGGGACTCGAACGCGAAGGTGCCCAGTACTCGCGCCCCGAACTCCGCGAACTGGGAGATCTGGCCGGCAGCGTCGAAGTTCAGGAATGGGGGCGCCTCGCCAACGAGAACCCGCCGATCCTGCGGACACACGATCGATACGGCAACCGCATCGACGAGGTCGAATTCCACCCGCACTGGCACGATCTGATGTCGGTGGCGGTAGCGAACGGCCTGCACGCGACGCCGTGGCAATGCGACCGGGCAGGAGCCCATGTGGCCCGCGCGGCGAAGTTCTACGTATGGGGTCAGGCCGATGCCGGGCATATGTGCCCGATCTCGATGACCTATGCGGCAGTGCCAGCGTTGCGACACAATGCGCAGCTCGCCGATCTGTACGAGCCGCTGCTGGCATCGACCCACTACGATTTCGGGCTTCGCACTCCTACCGAGAAGCGCGGTCTCATCGCCGGAATGTCGATGACAGAAAAGCAGGGCGGGTCCGACGTCCGCGCCAACACGACGACGGCGACACCATCCACGGACGGCACGTACACAATCGTCGGACACAAGTGGTTCACCTCGGCGCCGATGTCGGACATGTTCCTCACGCTGGCGCAGTCGCCGGGTGGCCTGTCGTGCTTCCTGCTGCCTAGGGTATTGCCCGACGGCACTCGTAATCGTATTGCGCTGCAACGACTCAAGGACAAACTCGGCAACAAGTCCAACGCATCCTCGGAGGTTGAATATCGAGGGGCCACCGGGTGGCTGATCGGCGAAGAGGGTCGCGGGGTGCGGACGATCATCGAGATGGTCAACATGACGCGGCTGGACTGCGTCATCGGATCGGCGGCAGGAATCCGCAACGCGACGGTCCGCGCGGTCCATCATGCGCGCCATCGTTCGGCGTTCGGGGCGCAACTGGTGGATCAGCCGTTGATGCGGAATGTGCTCTCGGACTTGATCGTCGAGTCCGAGGCCGCGACGACCGTCATGATGCGTCTGGCAGGGGCGACGGACCGGTCGGCGCGGGGAGACAGTCAGGAGACCGAACTGCGTCGAATCGCTCTCGCCGTCACGAAGTACTGGGTGTGCAAGCGTGCGCCGTCGCATGCCGCGGAGGCGCTGGAATGCCTCGGCGGCAACGGGTACGTGGAAGATTCGTCGATGCCGCGCTTGTTCCGAGAGTCGCCGCTGATGTCGATCTGGGAGGGATCGGGCAACGTAGCCGCACTCGATTCTCTGCGTGCGCTGGCCAAGCAACCGGACGTTGTCGAGGCATACTTCACCGAGGTCGGTCTTGCAGCAGGGGCGGATTCACGCTTCGACGACGCGGTGTCTCGTCTCGGCAAGGAGCTCGCCGATCGTTCCGATATCGAATATCGCGCGCGACGCGTCGTCGAGCTGATGGCGTTGGTTTTTCAAGGCTCGCTGTTGATCCGGCATGGCGACGCGGCGGTGGCCGATGCGTTCTGCGCCAGTAGGCTCGGCGAGGATTGGGGCGCGGCCTTCGGGACCCTGCCGACGGGACTGGACACCGCGGCGATCTTGGCCCGAATCTAG